In Schlegelella aquatica, one DNA window encodes the following:
- a CDS encoding alpha/beta fold hydrolase — MSFTSHYVDCEGREIHYTDWGPREAPVVVAWHGLARTCRDMDDLAEHLSPRYRVICPDTLGRGLSQWSPDPVNEYRLSFYVRLATSLLDQLGIQRCSWVGTSMGGAIGTLAAATSLRGRIQRLVLNDNGPKLADAALERIRAYAGQPPAFQRVSELEQFLRTVYKPYGWLSDAQWRRMAETSVRRLPDGRITTHYDPAMVGQFVHHPTDYDLWQAYDSLDIPVLCLRGEDSDLLLPETTEEMRVRGPRAVVVTIPGCGHAPALNVPEQFELVERFLAAG, encoded by the coding sequence ATGAGCTTCACCTCACACTACGTCGATTGCGAAGGCCGCGAGATCCACTACACCGACTGGGGCCCGCGCGAGGCGCCCGTGGTGGTGGCGTGGCACGGGCTGGCGCGCACCTGCAGGGACATGGACGACCTGGCGGAGCACCTCTCACCGCGTTATCGCGTCATCTGTCCCGACACCCTCGGCCGCGGGCTCTCGCAGTGGAGTCCCGACCCGGTCAACGAGTACCGGCTGTCCTTCTACGTGCGGCTGGCCACTTCGCTGCTCGACCAACTGGGCATCCAGCGGTGCTCGTGGGTCGGCACGTCCATGGGCGGAGCGATCGGCACGCTGGCGGCGGCCACGTCGCTGCGGGGGCGCATCCAGCGCCTGGTGCTCAACGACAACGGCCCCAAGCTGGCCGACGCCGCGTTGGAGCGCATCCGCGCCTATGCCGGCCAGCCGCCCGCGTTCCAGCGCGTGAGCGAGCTGGAACAGTTCCTGCGCACGGTGTACAAGCCGTACGGCTGGCTGTCGGACGCGCAGTGGCGCCGCATGGCCGAGACCTCGGTGCGCCGCCTGCCCGACGGGCGCATCACCACGCACTACGACCCCGCGATGGTGGGGCAGTTCGTGCATCACCCGACCGACTACGACCTCTGGCAGGCCTATGACAGCCTCGACATCCCGGTGTTGTGCCTGCGCGGCGAGGATTCGGACCTGCTCTTGCCCGAGACGACCGAGGAGATGCGCGTGCGCGGCCCCCGCGCGGTGGTGGTGACGATCCCCGGCTGCGGCCACGCCCCCGCGCTCAACGTGCCCGAACAGTTCGAGCTGGTGGAGCGGTTCCTGGCGGCGGGTTGA
- a CDS encoding ABC transporter ATP-binding protein — protein sequence MLQTHDLTVRFGGHVAVDRVSAAFHAGTLTAIVGPNGAGKTTYFNLISGQLKATSGSVHLEGEDVTALPAPLRTRRGLGRAFQLTQLFPRLSVLENVRLAVQSRHGGAMKLLSVWLDQRELIDEAMQVLQAVRLADKAELPAAGLPHGDQRKLEVALMMALDPKVYMFDEPTAGMSVDEVPVILDLIRALKERRDKTILLVEHKMDVVRELADRILVLHQGQLLADGPPAEVMSLPVVQSAYLGLEVSAADAPIEEAA from the coding sequence GTGCTCCAGACCCACGACCTCACCGTGCGCTTCGGCGGGCACGTGGCGGTCGATCGCGTGAGCGCGGCCTTTCATGCGGGCACGCTCACGGCCATCGTCGGGCCCAACGGCGCGGGCAAGACGACGTACTTCAACCTCATCTCCGGGCAGCTCAAGGCGACAAGCGGCTCCGTGCACCTGGAGGGGGAAGACGTCACCGCCTTGCCCGCGCCGTTGCGCACCCGGCGCGGCCTGGGCCGCGCCTTCCAGCTCACGCAGTTGTTCCCACGTCTGTCGGTGCTCGAGAACGTGCGCCTGGCGGTGCAGTCGCGCCACGGCGGCGCGATGAAGCTGCTGTCGGTGTGGCTGGACCAGCGCGAGCTGATCGACGAGGCGATGCAGGTGCTGCAGGCCGTGCGCCTGGCCGACAAAGCCGAACTGCCCGCGGCCGGCCTGCCGCACGGCGACCAGCGCAAGCTGGAGGTGGCCCTGATGATGGCGCTGGACCCGAAGGTCTACATGTTCGACGAACCGACGGCGGGCATGAGCGTGGACGAAGTGCCGGTGATCCTGGACTTGATCCGGGCGCTGAAAGAGCGGCGCGACAAGACCATCTTGCTGGTCGAGCACAAGATGGACGTGGTGCGCGAGCTGGCCGACCGCATCCTCGTGCTGCACCAGGGCCAGTTGCTCGCCGACGGGCCGCCCGCCGAGGTGATGAGCCTGCCCGTGGTGCAAAGCGCCTACCTGGGCCTCGAAGTGTCGGCAGCCGACGCACCGATCGAGGAGGCCGCATGA
- a CDS encoding substrate-binding domain-containing protein, with product MHAPYARRAFLGLVAATASVLAAGAFAQSAKEIRIAHVYSKTGPLEAYGKQTQTGLMMGLEYATGGTMTVAGKKIVVIEKDDQGKPDVGKSLLAAAYGDDKADIAVGPTSSGVALAMLPVAEEYKKILLVEPAVADSITGEKWNKYIFRTGRNSSQDAISNAVALDKEGTVIATLAQDYAFGRDGVAAFKQALKKAKLVHEEYLPTNTTDFTAGAQRLIDALKDKPGRKVIFIIWAGAGNPFKIADLDLKRHGIEIATGGNILPAMAAYKNFPGMEGATYYYFGIPKNPVNEWLVANHYKKFQTPPDFFTAGGMSAGIAIVEALKKTNGDTNTNKLIKTMEGMRFQTPKGEMTFRPEDHQAMQSMYHFKIKVDPAFPWGVPELVREIKPEEMQVPIRNKR from the coding sequence ATGCACGCGCCTTACGCTCGCCGCGCCTTCCTCGGCCTCGTGGCCGCCACCGCCTCTGTTCTGGCCGCCGGGGCCTTCGCCCAGTCCGCCAAGGAAATCCGCATTGCGCACGTCTATAGCAAGACCGGGCCGCTGGAGGCCTACGGCAAGCAGACGCAGACCGGCCTGATGATGGGCTTGGAGTACGCCACCGGCGGCACGATGACCGTGGCGGGCAAGAAGATCGTCGTGATCGAGAAGGACGACCAGGGCAAGCCCGACGTGGGCAAGAGCCTGCTCGCCGCCGCGTACGGCGACGACAAGGCCGACATCGCCGTGGGCCCGACCTCCTCGGGCGTGGCGCTGGCGATGCTGCCGGTGGCCGAGGAGTACAAGAAGATCCTGCTGGTCGAGCCCGCGGTCGCCGACTCCATCACCGGCGAGAAGTGGAACAAGTACATCTTCCGCACCGGCCGCAACAGTTCGCAGGATGCGATCTCCAACGCGGTGGCCCTCGACAAGGAAGGCACGGTGATCGCCACGCTGGCGCAGGACTACGCCTTCGGCCGCGACGGCGTGGCGGCCTTCAAGCAGGCGCTCAAGAAGGCCAAACTGGTGCACGAGGAGTACCTGCCCACCAACACGACCGACTTCACCGCCGGGGCGCAGCGCCTGATCGACGCGCTGAAGGACAAGCCGGGCCGCAAGGTCATCTTCATCATCTGGGCGGGCGCCGGCAATCCGTTCAAGATCGCCGACCTCGATTTGAAGCGCCACGGCATCGAGATCGCCACCGGCGGCAACATCCTGCCCGCCATGGCGGCCTACAAGAACTTCCCCGGCATGGAAGGCGCCACCTACTACTACTTCGGCATCCCGAAGAACCCGGTCAACGAGTGGCTGGTCGCCAACCACTACAAGAAGTTCCAAACCCCGCCGGACTTCTTCACCGCAGGCGGCATGAGCGCGGGCATCGCCATCGTCGAGGCGCTCAAGAAGACCAACGGCGACACCAACACCAACAAGCTGATCAAGACGATGGAAGGCATGCGCTTCCAGACCCCCAAGGGCGAGATGACCTTCCGCCCCGAGGACCACCAGGCCATGCAGTCGATGTACCACTTCAAGATCAAGGTGGACCCCGCCTTCCCCTGGGGCGTGCCCGAGCTCGTGCGCGAGATCAAGCCCGAGGAGATGCAGGTGCCCATCCGCAACAAGCGCTGA
- a CDS encoding branched-chain amino acid ABC transporter permease, with protein sequence MSAATATPAAPAASAPVPKSRFDYVPLALVAGLMLAALPLVGSAPTWLTLTIAGLAMGMIVFIIASGLTLVFGLMDVLNFGHGVFIALGAFVATSVLAGMSDWTGSASLAANLAAVFLAMLVAMSVTGAVGYAFERVVVRPVYGQHLKQILITMGGMIIGEELIKVIWGPQQIPLPLPEALRGSVLLGEAAVEKYRLVAVVIGAVVLLGMLYLLNRTKIGLLIRAGVQDLEMVESLGYRIRRLFVGVFVAGSALAGLGGVMWGLYQQMVTPQMGAQINVLLFIVIIIGGLGSTFGCFVGALLVGLMANYTGFLAPKVALFSNIGLMVAVLLWRPNGLYPVAAR encoded by the coding sequence ATGAGTGCCGCCACCGCCACCCCCGCGGCCCCGGCCGCGTCCGCCCCGGTGCCCAAGAGCCGGTTCGACTACGTCCCCCTCGCGCTCGTGGCGGGGCTCATGCTGGCGGCCTTGCCGCTGGTCGGCTCCGCTCCCACGTGGCTCACGCTCACCATCGCGGGGCTCGCGATGGGCATGATCGTCTTCATCATCGCCTCGGGGCTGACGCTGGTCTTCGGCCTGATGGACGTGCTCAACTTCGGCCACGGCGTGTTCATCGCGCTCGGGGCCTTCGTTGCCACCAGCGTGCTGGCCGGCATGTCGGACTGGACGGGCTCGGCCTCGCTGGCCGCCAACCTGGCGGCCGTCTTTCTCGCCATGCTGGTGGCCATGTCGGTGACCGGCGCCGTCGGCTACGCCTTCGAGCGCGTCGTCGTGCGGCCCGTCTACGGCCAGCACTTGAAGCAGATCCTCATCACCATGGGCGGGATGATCATCGGTGAGGAACTCATCAAGGTGATCTGGGGCCCGCAGCAGATCCCGTTGCCGCTGCCCGAGGCGCTGCGCGGCTCGGTGCTGCTCGGCGAAGCGGCGGTCGAGAAGTACCGCCTCGTCGCCGTGGTGATCGGCGCGGTCGTCCTGCTGGGCATGCTGTACCTGCTCAACCGCACCAAGATCGGCCTCCTGATCCGCGCCGGTGTGCAAGACCTCGAGATGGTCGAAAGCCTCGGCTACCGCATCCGGCGGCTGTTCGTCGGTGTGTTCGTCGCGGGCTCCGCGCTCGCCGGCCTGGGCGGCGTCATGTGGGGCCTGTACCAGCAGATGGTCACGCCGCAGATGGGCGCACAGATCAACGTGCTGCTCTTCATCGTGATCATCATCGGCGGCCTGGGCTCGACCTTCGGTTGCTTCGTCGGGGCGCTGCTCGTCGGGCTCATGGCCAACTACACCGGCTTCCTCGCGCCCAAGGTGGCGCTCTTTTCCAACATCGGGCTCATGGTGGCCGTGCTGCTGTGGCGCCCGAACGGGCTCTACCCGGTGGCCGCACGCTGA
- a CDS encoding sigma-54 interaction domain-containing protein: MSVTSVFDPEAVSSELPRDARSVFELAARSMFQLFAETAEGMMLVDRHGRVVWISEGYKQFLPALGFQHESDFVGHAVDEVVPNTLMREVLRTGRPILVDLLTNKAGTFLVSRIPLRDEAGVVIGALGLVLMAHPESTMQPLMKKFSRLQQELDDARKQLAEHRRPKYTFASYIGSSPQALEVKRQARRVAQTDSTVLLLGETGTGKELLAHAIHAASSRAGRPFIGVNIAAVPDTLLEAEFFGVAPGAYTGADRKGRDGKFKLADGGTLFLDEIGDMPLPLQAKLLRALQEQEIEPLGSNHVIRVDVRVIAATSRDLPRLVAEGKFREDLYYRLNVVPLRLPALRDRLADLEALVEALEDDIARRTGMPHREITAEAYALLRSHPWRGNIRELRNVLEQVIMMTDDLRLEARHFRRALRAGGVQAGAPIEAPGTVQPELHGSGARGAAQPEDREIEPAVSTAAGPAGSELQPLPQAIAELERRSITAALRKTGGNKLAAARLLGISRATLYEKLAAHGLRG, from the coding sequence ATGAGCGTCACTTCCGTGTTCGACCCCGAGGCGGTCTCCAGCGAGTTGCCGCGCGATGCGCGCAGCGTCTTCGAACTGGCCGCCCGTTCGATGTTTCAGCTGTTCGCCGAGACGGCCGAGGGGATGATGCTGGTGGACCGCCACGGCCGCGTGGTGTGGATCAGCGAGGGCTACAAGCAGTTCCTGCCCGCGCTGGGGTTTCAGCACGAGTCGGACTTCGTCGGCCATGCGGTCGACGAGGTGGTGCCCAACACCCTGATGCGCGAGGTGCTGCGCACCGGGCGTCCCATTCTGGTGGACCTGCTCACCAACAAGGCCGGCACCTTCCTCGTCAGCCGCATCCCGCTGCGTGACGAAGCCGGTGTGGTCATCGGGGCGCTCGGCCTGGTGCTGATGGCCCACCCCGAAAGCACCATGCAGCCGCTGATGAAGAAGTTCTCGCGGCTGCAGCAGGAGCTCGACGACGCGCGCAAGCAGCTGGCCGAGCACCGGCGCCCGAAGTACACCTTCGCGAGCTACATCGGCTCGAGCCCGCAGGCGCTGGAGGTCAAGCGCCAGGCCCGGCGCGTGGCGCAGACGGACAGCACCGTCCTGCTGCTCGGCGAGACGGGCACGGGCAAGGAGTTGCTCGCCCATGCCATTCATGCGGCCTCCTCCCGCGCGGGGCGACCGTTCATCGGCGTGAACATCGCGGCCGTGCCCGACACGCTGCTGGAAGCCGAGTTCTTCGGTGTGGCTCCGGGCGCCTACACCGGGGCCGATCGCAAGGGCCGCGACGGCAAGTTCAAGCTGGCCGATGGCGGTACCCTGTTTCTGGACGAGATCGGCGACATGCCCTTGCCGTTGCAGGCCAAGCTGCTGCGCGCCTTGCAGGAGCAGGAGATCGAGCCGCTGGGCTCCAATCACGTCATCCGGGTGGACGTGCGCGTGATCGCGGCCACGAGCCGCGACCTCCCGCGGCTGGTGGCCGAGGGCAAGTTCCGCGAGGACCTCTACTACCGACTCAACGTCGTGCCCCTTCGCCTGCCGGCGCTGCGAGACCGACTGGCCGACCTGGAGGCGCTGGTGGAGGCCCTGGAGGACGATATCGCCCGTCGCACGGGGATGCCGCATCGCGAGATCACGGCCGAGGCCTACGCGCTGCTGCGGTCGCATCCCTGGCGCGGCAACATTCGCGAGCTGCGCAACGTGCTGGAGCAGGTCATCATGATGACCGACGACCTGCGCCTGGAGGCGCGGCACTTCCGCCGTGCCCTGCGCGCGGGCGGTGTGCAAGCGGGTGCCCCGATCGAGGCACCGGGCACTGTGCAGCCCGAGCTGCACGGGAGCGGCGCAAGGGGTGCTGCCCAGCCGGAGGACCGAGAGATCGAGCCCGCGGTATCGACGGCGGCGGGGCCGGCCGGCAGCGAACTCCAGCCGCTGCCGCAAGCGATCGCGGAGCTGGAGCGGCGCTCGATCACCGCCGCGCTGCGCAAGACGGGAGGCAACAAGCTGGCCGCCGCGCGCTTGCTCGGGATTTCACGCGCGACGCTGTACGAGAAGCTCGCGGCCCACGGTCTGCGCGGCTGA
- a CDS encoding ABC transporter substrate-binding protein: MTPLASAPRRVAAGLALACALLLSVAPAAAQIRVGQPSGFTGPVAAGVKENTEGARLYLDAVNARGGVHGQKVELVSVDDKFDPKLTAELGRKLIVEQGVIALFLNRGTPHSQALMPLLKEYQIPLVAPSTGAMLLHQPVHPYIFNVRAPYQREAEKAVQHLASIGLTRIGILQVDDSFGTDAATGALRGFERTQLKPLFHEKFDRANPDIAKLAAATKQHEAQAVIFIGSAAAVSDGTRAIRAAGSRAQIVTLSNNASGGFIKQMGEHARGTIVTQVFPSERSLAAPIVKEAADLARAQGIAEVTPAMLEGYAAAKVLVEGLRRAGPNPTPAKLIQALESLRKVDIGGLEVSFSPTDHSGLGYADLSIIDENGKFRR; the protein is encoded by the coding sequence ATGACACCCCTTGCGTCCGCGCCCCGTCGCGTGGCTGCCGGCCTTGCGCTGGCATGCGCACTGCTCCTGTCCGTCGCCCCCGCGGCGGCGCAGATCCGCGTCGGACAACCCTCCGGCTTCACCGGGCCGGTGGCCGCCGGCGTCAAGGAGAACACCGAGGGCGCGCGGCTGTACCTCGACGCGGTCAATGCACGCGGCGGCGTGCACGGGCAGAAGGTCGAGCTCGTGTCGGTGGACGACAAGTTCGACCCCAAGCTCACCGCCGAACTGGGCCGCAAACTGATCGTCGAGCAAGGCGTCATCGCCCTCTTCCTGAACCGCGGCACGCCGCACTCGCAAGCGCTCATGCCGCTGCTCAAGGAGTACCAGATCCCGCTGGTCGCCCCGAGCACGGGCGCCATGCTGCTGCATCAGCCCGTCCACCCCTACATCTTCAACGTGCGCGCCCCCTACCAGCGCGAAGCCGAGAAGGCCGTGCAGCACCTGGCGAGCATCGGCCTCACCCGCATCGGGATCTTGCAGGTGGACGACTCCTTCGGGACCGACGCGGCCACCGGCGCCCTGCGAGGTTTCGAGCGCACGCAGCTCAAGCCGCTCTTCCACGAGAAGTTCGACCGCGCCAACCCCGACATCGCCAAGCTCGCGGCGGCCACCAAGCAGCACGAGGCCCAGGCCGTGATCTTCATCGGCTCGGCCGCCGCGGTCTCCGACGGCACCCGCGCAATCCGGGCCGCGGGCTCCCGCGCCCAGATCGTCACGCTGTCGAACAACGCTTCGGGCGGCTTCATCAAGCAGATGGGCGAACACGCCCGAGGCACCATCGTGACGCAGGTGTTTCCCTCCGAGCGGTCGCTCGCGGCGCCCATCGTGAAGGAGGCGGCCGACCTCGCCCGGGCGCAGGGCATCGCCGAGGTCACGCCAGCGATGCTCGAAGGCTACGCCGCCGCCAAGGTGCTGGTGGAAGGGCTGCGCCGAGCCGGACCCAACCCCACCCCCGCCAAGCTGATCCAGGCGCTGGAGAGCTTGCGCAAGGTGGACATCGGCGGCTTGGAGGTGAGCTTCAGCCCCACCGACCACAGCGGTCTGGGCTACGCCGATCTGTCCATCATCGACGAGAACGGGAAGTTCAGGCGCTGA
- a CDS encoding ABC transporter ATP-binding protein: protein MSTLRDEPLLCLEGVHTHIGQYHILHGVDFEVPRGQVTMLLGRNGAGKTTTLRTIMGLWPAREGRIRFDGQPIGGKGATLPTPEIARRGIAYVPESMGIFGDLSVKENLLLAARQARTVDDIDTTRLEWIFTLFPALKKFWLHPAGKLSGGQKQMLSVARAIVEPRQLLLIDEPSKGLAPAIIQNMIGAFRELKRTQTTILLVEQNFTMAKALGDTVAVMDDGRVVHRGPMAELAEDEALQHRLLGLSLAAHQ from the coding sequence ATGAGCACGCTGCGCGACGAACCGCTCCTGTGCCTGGAGGGCGTGCACACGCACATCGGCCAGTACCACATCCTGCACGGCGTGGACTTCGAGGTGCCGCGCGGGCAGGTGACCATGCTGCTGGGGCGCAACGGTGCGGGCAAGACGACCACGCTGCGCACGATCATGGGCTTGTGGCCTGCGCGCGAGGGCCGCATCCGCTTCGACGGCCAGCCGATCGGCGGCAAGGGCGCGACGCTGCCCACACCGGAGATCGCACGGCGCGGCATCGCCTACGTGCCCGAGAGCATGGGCATCTTCGGCGACCTCTCGGTCAAGGAGAACCTGCTGCTCGCGGCACGCCAGGCGCGCACGGTGGACGACATCGACACCACCCGCCTGGAGTGGATCTTCACGCTCTTTCCGGCGCTCAAGAAGTTCTGGCTCCACCCGGCGGGCAAGCTCTCGGGCGGGCAGAAGCAGATGCTGTCGGTGGCGCGCGCCATCGTCGAGCCGCGGCAGTTGCTGCTGATCGACGAACCCAGCAAAGGGCTCGCACCCGCGATCATCCAGAACATGATCGGTGCCTTCCGCGAGCTCAAGCGCACGCAGACGACGATCCTGCTCGTGGAACAGAACTTCACGATGGCCAAGGCGCTGGGCGACACCGTGGCCGTGATGGACGACGGCCGCGTCGTGCACCGCGGCCCGATGGCCGAGCTGGCCGAGGACGAAGCGCTGCAGCACCGCCTGCTCGGTCTGTCGCTCGCCGCCCACCAATGA
- a CDS encoding branched-chain amino acid ABC transporter permease → MLQRLLSHDLPRSRWLAAALVLVVLALWLVPFALPGSKSLNVAAKILIFIVLVASYDLLLGYTGIVSFAHTMFFGIGAYGVAIASTRLGEGWTPLAVGVGLALLLSLALSLAIGLFSLRVRALFFAMITLAVASAFQTLASQLSEFTGGEDGLTFRVPEVLSPSFEPFEEEVFGVLIDGRIISYYGLFVIAVALVLLMLRIVNSPFGRVLQAIRENDFRAEAIGYRTVVYRTVGNVLAALFATLAGAMLAVWLRYNGPDTSLSFEIMLDILLIVVIGGMGTIYGAVIGSVLFVVAQNYLQDLMRLGAAAVEGVPVLSQLVSPDRWLLWLGVLFVLCVYHFPTGIVGKLREARARRT, encoded by the coding sequence ATGCTGCAACGACTGCTCTCTCACGACCTGCCGCGAAGCCGGTGGCTCGCGGCGGCCCTGGTGCTCGTGGTGCTCGCGCTGTGGCTGGTGCCGTTCGCCCTGCCAGGCAGCAAGTCGCTCAATGTCGCCGCGAAGATCCTGATCTTCATCGTGCTGGTGGCCAGCTACGACCTCTTGCTCGGCTACACCGGCATCGTCAGCTTCGCGCACACGATGTTCTTCGGCATCGGGGCTTACGGCGTGGCGATCGCTTCGACTCGGCTGGGCGAGGGTTGGACGCCGCTGGCGGTCGGCGTGGGGCTGGCGCTCCTTTTGTCGCTGGCGCTGTCGCTGGCGATCGGCCTGTTTAGCCTGAGGGTGCGGGCGCTGTTCTTTGCGATGATCACCTTGGCCGTCGCCTCGGCGTTCCAGACGCTCGCCTCGCAGCTGTCGGAGTTCACCGGCGGCGAGGACGGCCTCACCTTCCGTGTGCCCGAGGTCCTGAGTCCGAGCTTCGAGCCCTTCGAAGAGGAAGTGTTCGGCGTACTGATCGACGGACGCATCATCAGCTACTACGGGCTCTTCGTGATCGCGGTGGCTCTGGTGCTGTTGATGCTGCGCATCGTCAACTCGCCGTTCGGCCGCGTGCTGCAGGCCATCCGGGAGAACGACTTCCGCGCCGAGGCGATCGGCTACCGCACGGTCGTCTACCGCACGGTGGGCAACGTGCTCGCCGCGCTCTTCGCCACGCTGGCCGGCGCGATGCTCGCCGTCTGGCTGCGCTACAACGGGCCGGACACCTCGCTCAGCTTCGAGATCATGCTCGACATCCTGCTCATCGTCGTCATCGGCGGCATGGGCACCATCTACGGCGCGGTCATCGGCAGCGTCCTTTTCGTCGTCGCGCAGAACTACCTGCAGGACTTGATGCGCTTGGGCGCCGCGGCCGTGGAAGGCGTGCCAGTGCTCTCGCAACTCGTCTCGCCCGACCGCTGGCTGCTGTGGCTGGGCGTGCTGTTCGTGTTGTGCGTCTATCACTTTCCCACCGGCATCGTCGGCAAGCTGCGCGAAGCCCGCGCCCGCCGCACTTGA
- a CDS encoding DUF2231 domain-containing protein produces MESRVKFMGHPVHQQLVIFPLGLLATAVIFDVVYLASRMPEMAIVAYWLIAAGLIGAVVAAPFGALDWTKIPRGTRAKRIGALHGVGNLIVSLLFLASWLLRPAPPAGPEIVAMLFSFAGAALAVVTGWLGGELVDRLGVGVHEGAHLDAPSSLEQPELTPAQERRAASLHR; encoded by the coding sequence ATGGAAAGTCGCGTCAAATTCATGGGTCACCCGGTGCACCAGCAGTTGGTGATCTTCCCGCTCGGGCTGCTGGCGACCGCCGTGATCTTCGACGTCGTCTACCTCGCGTCCCGGATGCCCGAGATGGCCATCGTCGCCTATTGGCTCATTGCCGCCGGCTTGATCGGTGCCGTGGTGGCGGCTCCGTTCGGCGCGCTCGATTGGACGAAGATTCCCCGCGGCACGCGGGCCAAGCGCATCGGCGCACTGCACGGCGTGGGCAATCTGATCGTCTCACTGCTCTTCCTCGCGAGTTGGCTGCTGCGCCCCGCGCCGCCGGCCGGGCCGGAGATCGTGGCGATGCTGTTCTCGTTCGCAGGGGCCGCCCTGGCGGTGGTGACGGGCTGGCTCGGCGGCGAGCTGGTCGACCGCCTCGGCGTGGGCGTGCACGAAGGGGCGCACCTCGACGCGCCCAGCTCGCTCGAGCAGCCGGAGCTCACGCCGGCGCAGGAGCGCCGGGCTGCGTCGTTGCACCGGTGA